Proteins encoded in a region of the Flavobacterium sp. PMTSA4 genome:
- the paaE gene encoding 1,2-phenylacetyl-CoA epoxidase subunit PaaE, whose product MAKFYNIQVQDIDKVTKDCSVVTFLIPDELVPEFQYKQGQHLTLKSVIDGHEERRSYSLCSSPVENKWQVAVKKINGGLFSSFVNETLKKGDFIEIMPPSGKFNVDVDSDKAKNYIAFAAGSGITPILSIIKTHLAKEPNSTFKLFYLNRSVKTIIFKEEIEQLKNRYFGRFEIFHFLTKEHRSVELFNGRFTKEKMQLLADKIIDIPSVDDCFLCGPEDMIFLLRDELNAAGLEKDKIHYELFTSGISDEDKERIKRIVEHKAEGTDVTIIDGGKEFHFVMDEAYDNILDGALAAGADLPFACKGGVCSTCKCKVLEGEVEMKVNYALDAHEVAKGLVLSCQAVPTTDKVVVDFGV is encoded by the coding sequence ATGGCAAAATTTTACAATATTCAAGTTCAAGATATTGACAAAGTAACAAAAGATTGTTCGGTAGTTACTTTTCTAATTCCTGATGAATTAGTTCCAGAATTTCAATATAAACAAGGACAACATTTAACACTAAAGTCAGTTATTGATGGACATGAAGAACGACGTTCTTATTCATTATGTTCAAGTCCAGTTGAAAATAAATGGCAAGTTGCCGTAAAAAAAATTAATGGTGGTTTGTTCTCATCATTTGTAAACGAAACATTAAAAAAAGGAGATTTTATTGAAATCATGCCGCCAAGTGGAAAGTTTAATGTTGATGTTGATTCAGATAAAGCTAAAAATTATATTGCATTTGCTGCAGGAAGTGGAATTACACCTATACTTTCTATCATAAAAACACATTTAGCAAAAGAACCAAATAGTACATTCAAATTGTTTTATTTGAATAGAAGTGTAAAAACAATTATCTTTAAAGAAGAAATTGAACAGCTGAAAAACAGATACTTTGGTCGTTTTGAAATATTTCATTTCTTAACAAAAGAACATAGAAGTGTTGAGTTATTTAACGGACGTTTCACAAAGGAAAAAATGCAACTTCTAGCAGATAAAATTATTGATATTCCATCGGTAGATGATTGTTTTCTTTGCGGACCGGAAGATATGATTTTTCTTTTACGGGATGAATTAAATGCTGCTGGTTTAGAAAAAGATAAAATTCATTACGAATTGTTTACATCTGGAATTTCAGATGAAGACAAAGAAAGAATAAAAAGAATTGTTGAGCACAAAGCTGAAGGAACCGATGTAACCATTATTGATGGAGGAAAAGAGTTTCACTTCGTCATGGATGAAGCTTATGATAACATTCTTGACGGTGCTTTAGCTGCTGGTGCTGATTTGCCTTTTGCCTGTAAAGGTGGCGTTTGCAGTACTTGTAAATGCAAAGTTTTAGAAGGCGAAGTAGAAATGAAAGTAAACTATGCGCTCGATGCTCATGAAGTGGCAAAAGGTTTGGTTTTAAGTTGTCAAGCTGTGCCAACAACCGATAAAGTGGTTGTAGATTTTGGTGTTTAA
- a CDS encoding rhodanese-like domain-containing protein, whose translation MGLLNILGLSGKSESVKDFVEKGAIIIDVRTVGEYREGHIKNSKNIPLDTISAKVEEIKKLNKPIIVCCRSGMRSAQAASILKNNGIECMNGGGWQSLESKL comes from the coding sequence ATGGGATTGTTAAACATATTAGGTTTATCTGGAAAATCAGAAAGCGTAAAAGATTTTGTTGAAAAAGGCGCAATAATTATTGATGTGAGAACTGTTGGTGAATATAGAGAAGGACATATTAAAAATTCTAAAAATATTCCACTTGATACAATATCTGCAAAAGTTGAAGAAATTAAAAAATTAAACAAACCTATAATTGTTTGTTGTAGAAGCGGAATGCGAAGTGCTCAAGCGGCTTCAATTCTTAAAAATAATGGTATTGAATGTATGAATGGCGGCGGATGGCAAAGTTTAGAAAGTAAATTGTAA
- a CDS encoding TetR/AcrR family transcriptional regulator, translated as MKVNDRKTEIINCAAKLFKEKGYSAVTMRDIAQAMNIKAASLYNHIKSKQEILVLIVIDIAEEFTAVMNDIVSSETSTIQKIEKVIQLHIDITLRNPEALACLNNDWMHLTDEELVYFIKMREEYEQNFREIILKGIENNEIKNLNSEVIIFSMLSTLRTLYLWYGKKKGLTETSLRNHMSEALLRGIV; from the coding sequence ATGAAAGTAAACGATAGAAAAACTGAAATCATAAATTGTGCTGCAAAACTTTTTAAAGAAAAAGGATATAGCGCTGTAACCATGCGTGATATTGCACAAGCCATGAACATAAAAGCGGCAAGTCTATACAATCATATAAAATCCAAGCAAGAAATTTTAGTTTTGATTGTGATTGACATAGCCGAAGAGTTTACAGCTGTTATGAATGATATTGTATCTTCTGAAACTTCTACCATCCAAAAAATTGAGAAAGTAATTCAGCTACACATTGACATTACACTTAGAAATCCTGAAGCTTTAGCTTGTTTAAATAATGATTGGATGCATTTAACAGATGAAGAATTAGTTTATTTTATCAAAATGAGAGAAGAATATGAACAGAATTTTAGAGAAATTATTTTGAAGGGAATTGAAAATAACGAGATAAAAAACCTGAATTCTGAGGTTATTATTTTTTCTATGCTTTCAACTTTACGTACACTTTACCTTTGGTATGGAAAGAAAAAAGGGCTAACCGAAACTTCGCTAAGAAACCATATGTCAGAAGCACTTCTTAGAGGAATTGTTTGA
- the paaA gene encoding 1,2-phenylacetyl-CoA epoxidase subunit PaaA has protein sequence MSEKEIKNLEEIFDAKIARDEKIEPKDWMPEKYRQTHIRQISQHAHSEIVGMLPEGNWITRAPSLKRKVALLAKIQDEAGHGLYLYSACETLGVSREELYEQLHSGKAKYSSIFNYPTLTWADMGAIGWLVDGAAIINQVPLCSTSFGPYARAMVRVCKEESFHQRQGFQIMMTLANGTPEQKEMAQDALNRWWFPSLMMLGPTDDASVHTEQSMKWKLKRKTNDELRQQFVDQTVPQADMIGLTIPDPTLKWNEETQHYEFGELDWDEFWQVVKGHGPCNKERISARVNAWENGKWVRNAAMAYAEKQTNNEEKQAI, from the coding sequence ATGTCAGAAAAAGAAATTAAGAATTTAGAAGAAATTTTCGATGCAAAAATTGCACGCGACGAAAAAATCGAACCAAAAGATTGGATGCCCGAAAAATACCGTCAAACGCATATTCGTCAAATTTCTCAACATGCACATTCTGAAATTGTTGGAATGTTGCCAGAAGGAAATTGGATAACACGTGCACCTTCTTTAAAAAGAAAAGTTGCTTTACTTGCAAAAATTCAGGATGAAGCAGGTCATGGTTTGTATCTTTATTCTGCTTGTGAAACTTTAGGTGTTTCAAGAGAAGAATTGTATGAACAATTGCATTCAGGTAAAGCAAAATATTCTAGTATTTTTAATTATCCAACATTAACTTGGGCTGATATGGGTGCAATTGGTTGGTTAGTTGATGGTGCAGCCATTATCAATCAAGTGCCGTTGTGTTCTACTTCTTTTGGTCCATATGCAAGAGCAATGGTTCGTGTTTGTAAAGAAGAAAGTTTCCATCAGCGTCAAGGATTTCAAATTATGATGACTTTGGCAAATGGAACTCCAGAACAAAAAGAAATGGCTCAAGATGCTTTAAATCGTTGGTGGTTTCCATCACTAATGATGCTTGGACCAACTGACGATGCTTCAGTTCACACCGAACAATCTATGAAATGGAAGTTGAAACGAAAAACTAATGATGAATTGCGTCAGCAATTTGTCGACCAAACGGTTCCACAAGCGGATATGATTGGTTTAACAATTCCTGATCCAACTTTAAAATGGAATGAAGAAACGCAACATTATGAATTTGGAGAATTAGATTGGGATGAGTTTTGGCAAGTAGTAAAAGGTCACGGACCATGTAATAAAGAACGTATTTCTGCTAGAGTAAATGCATGGGAAAACGGAAAATGGGTTCGCAATGCTGCTATGGCATATGCCGAGAAGCAAACAAATAATGAAGAAAAACAAGCAATATAA